One window of the Eucalyptus grandis isolate ANBG69807.140 chromosome 8, ASM1654582v1, whole genome shotgun sequence genome contains the following:
- the LOC120287590 gene encoding rust resistance kinase Lr10-like has translation MDNFYVANYVAAKFILGAPCVLILLIYKWMRRHRAIDANIEEFLQVHNNFLPIRYSYSDIKKITKNFKCKLGEGGYGSVYRGILRSGNEVAVKILNKPESNGQDFISEVATIGRIHHVNVVQLVGFCFDYSKQALVYDFMPNGSLDKHISNKDGDDPLDYKKMHEISLGIARGIEYLHRGCDMQILHFDIKPHNILLDQSFTPKISDFGLARLYPIGHSIVSLTAARGTLGYMAPELFYKDIGGISYKADVYSFGMMLMEMAGRRRNINAHAEHSSQIYFPSWIYDQLSKEKEVERVEVIEEERETRKMIIVALWCIQLSPNDRPSMRKVLDMLEGDIDKLQLPPKPLLYPIEAPIDDDNNEIELEMVSSSSSAPIISSSYQFDHDNEFTKSCIV, from the coding sequence ATGGACAATTTCTATGTAGCCAACTACGTCGCAGCAAAATTCATACTTGGAGCTCCATGTGTGTTGATACTTCTAATCTATAAGTGGATGAGAAGGCACCGGGCGATCGATGCAAACATCGAAGAATTCCTACAAGTTCACAACAACTTTTtgcccataaggtactcttactcAGATATCAAGaagattacaaaaaatttcaaatgcaaatTAGGTGAGGGGGGATATGGCTCTGTGTATAGAGGAATCCTTAGAAGTGGCAATGAAGTTGCGgttaagattttgaacaaaCCAGAATCTAATGGCCAAGATTTTATTAGTGAAGTGGCCACAATTGGAAGGATCCACCacgtcaatgtagttcaactTGTTGGTTTTTGCTTCGATTACTCCAAACAAGCTTTGGTCTACGATTTCATGCCGAATGGCTCTTTGGATAAACACATTTCGAATAAGGATGGTGATGATCCTCTTGATTATAAGAAAATGCATGAGATCTCTCTTGGCATAGCTAGAGGGATAGAGTATCTACATCGGGGATGtgatatgcaaattctacaCTTTGATATCAAGCCTCACAACATTCTCCTAGACCAAAGTTTTACTCCGAAAATTTCTGACTTCGGACTTGCAAGACTTTATCCCATCGGTCATAGCATAGTATCGTTGACTGCagcaagaggaaccttgggTTATATGGCACCTGAGCTATTCTACAAAGACATCGGTGGCATTTCTTATAAAGCCGATGTTTACAGTTTTGGGATGatgttgatggaaatggccGGTAGAAGGAGAAATATAAATGCACATGCAGAGCATTCAagtcaaatttactttccttcGTGGATTTATGATCAACTCAGCAAAGAAAAGGAGGTTGAGAGGGTAGAAGTcatagaagaggaaagagaaacaaGGAAGATGATAATCGTTGCGCTATGGTGCATACAGCTGAGCCCTAATGATCGGCCGTCAATGAGGAAAGTTCTAGATATGCTTGAAGGAGATATCGATAAACTGCAACTACCTCCAAAACCGCTTTTGTATCCGATAGAGGCACCAATTGATGATGACAACAATGAGATAGAACTTGAAATGGTCTCATCTTCGTCAAGTGCTCCGATAATTTCTAGCAGTTACCAATTTGACCACGACAATGAGTTTACGAAATCATGTATTGTGTGA